The stretch of DNA AACTGCACCAATGGCGAGCACACCCTGTCCGCACCTCCGGCCGGCGACACGACACTCGACCTGCAAAGCCGCTGGGCAAACATCGAAAACCGCGTTGGCGTGGTCGGCATCTACGGTGCTGATAGCCTACAAGTCCATCGCTCCTCCGAGCGCCGCGCAGGTCCCTTGCAGTCATTGCACGTCGAGCAACTTTGCTGGCCGCTCATCATCGGCCCGCAAAAATTCGAGGCCGGCGAGATGATACTCGACGCCGGTTGGGCCGTGTTGTCATCCGTTGATACCCGGACAACACAAGCCGTCACCGCGACCACAATCGACACCGACCTGGCCGACATACGCGCCGTCGCAATCGTGGGCCAAGATGGGAAACGTTATGTCTTTGCCGCAAACTTTGGAGATGAGCCGGCGACCATTAAGCTACACACGTTCGGCGTCGCCAAAGAAGTTTTGCTCACCCCGGGACAAGCCGAACTTTGCATTACAAAGCATTAATCGCCACAGCCACCACAGCCCCCGCAGCCGCCATCCGTCCCACAGCCACCGTCACCGGAACAACTGCGCCCACTCGGATGGCGGTCCGTCAGGAGCAGGATCGCCAAGAAGAGCATCAACAGAAAAACGACCACAAAAAAATGGGCCGCCGACTGGTCGAACAGCCCGTCAATAAACGCGGCGAAGTCCATCGCCACCACACCGATAGTCAGGCAGAAAACTATCACCAACTGCCACATCCGGATCACCACCTTGCCGCGCAGGTTGATACGGCGAAACTGGTTATTTAAATTAAAACGCTCTTCGACTGGCGGCCAGATATCTTCCGGCGGCTCCCCAAATCTCTGCCGATACGCATCCAAGGTCGCTTGATACTGCTCGCTGTAGCGAGTCGCCTCCGCGCTGCCACCTTTCGTCGGCCCATGATGCAACGCTTGCTTGATCAGGCCGCCACAGAGATCGTTCCAATAAGACTCCGAGTAGCAAAGGTGCAAATGCCACGCCTGATCAATCGCATCCGACGGCGTCAGCGAAGCCTCACTAGTGGCCATGAGATAGACGAATTTCAAATACTCGCCATACACTCGCCGTGCATAGCGTGAACGCCAGGCATTATCCTGCGCCAACCGGTCAACGAAACCCAGCTCGTCACTGGGTGCGGAGACCCTGAATTTCTGCAGCTGCTCCCAAAGCGGATCCATGCCGGTGTTTGCTAAATCCAAACATGCGGCCTGGCGATCCTATTCGGGCGACTAGCTGAGGTAAGAGCAGCAGTAGTCCGCGCCGCCGTC from Cerasicoccus sp. TK19100 encodes:
- a CDS encoding glycine-rich domain-containing protein; its protein translation is MDPLWEQLQKFRVSAPSDELGFVDRLAQDNAWRSRYARRVYGEYLKFVYLMATSEASLTPSDAIDQAWHLHLCYSESYWNDLCGGLIKQALHHGPTKGGSAEATRYSEQYQATLDAYRQRFGEPPEDIWPPVEERFNLNNQFRRINLRGKVVIRMWQLVIVFCLTIGVVAMDFAAFIDGLFDQSAAHFFVVVFLLMLFLAILLLTDRHPSGRSCSGDGGCGTDGGCGGCGGCGD